The following is a genomic window from Mycolicibacterium sp. TY81.
CGCCGCGTTCGTCATGCTGTGCTTCCACTTCGGCATCCTGTCGGCGATCCCCATGGGTGTGCCGCTGGAGTGGAACGTCTTCATGATGTTCTGCGTCGTGACGCTGTTCGTCGGGCACGCCGACATCGGCATCACCGCCCTGACGTCGCCGTGGCCGCTCGTGCTGTTCGCGGTCGTCGCGGGCACCGTGGTCATCGGAAACCTGTTCCCGCGCAAGGTCTCTTTCCTGCCGGGCATGCGGTACTACGCCGGAAACTGGGACACGTCGCTGTGGTGCATCAAACCGTCCGCGTCGGAGAAGATCGAGAAGAACATCGTCGCGATCGCCAGCATGCCCGCGACCCAGATGGAGCGGTACTACGGCAGCCCGGAGAACGCGCAGATGTACCTGTACATGGGCTACGCGTTCCGCGCCTTCAACACGCACGGCCGCGCGCTGTTCACGCTCGCGCACCGCGCGATGGCCGGGCAGAGGGAGGACGACTACACCCTGACCGACGGTGAGCGAATTGTCTCGACCGCCATCGGCTGGAACTTCGGTGACGGTCATATGTCGAACGAGCAGCTCGTCGCGGCGCTGCAGGAGCGATGCCACTTCGAGCCGGGCGAGGTGCGGATCGTCATGCTCGACGCCCAGCCCATCCATCAACAGACGCAGCAGTACCGCCTGGTCGACGCCGCCACCGGTGAATTCGAGCGCGGCTACGTGAAGGTGCGCGACATGGTGACCCGCCAGCCGTGGGCCGACGATGTCCCCGTGTACGGCGTGACTAGCGCATGACGTCGCGGACCTTGAGGTCCTCCATGCCGGCGAACAGCAGGCTGTTGGCGACGTCGAGGTGCTTGCGCCAGTGCGCTTCGGCGGCCGCGGCGTTGCCCGAGCGCATGAGCGTCATGAGTCGGCGGTAGGACTTCATCAGAATGTCGTAGTCCGACTTGGACATCGGCCGGTTCTCGCGCATCGCGAACGCGATGTGGCGGACGGTGATCTCGTGCAGCATGCCGGCGACGATGGCCAGCGTCGCGTTGCCCGACAGCTCGACCATGCGCTGGTGGAAGTCGCCGGTGGTCTCGGCCATGCGGCCCGTCTCGAGCCCGGACGGAACGTACTCGGCCAGCATGGTGTCGAGTTCGTCGAAAGCGGCGGTGTTGCCCTGCTCGGTCAACAGCCGCACGACGGTCGGTTCGATCCCGGCGCGCGCGGTGGTCACGTCGGCGATCGTCGCGCCGGACAGCTCCAGCAGCAGACCCGCTGGGCGCGCGACGATCTCGGGTCCGGGGACGCGGACACGGGCACCGGTGCGCGACCCGCGGCGTACCTCGACCAGGCGCTCGGATTCCAGGACCCGAACGGCTTCGCGCAGGGTCGGGCGGCTGACCCCGAAGTGGGCCATCAGCTCGGCCTCGTTGGGCAGGAAGTCGCCTTCCTTGAGCTGACCGTCGACGACCATGCGGCGCAGGGTGCCGGCCACCAGTTCCGCGGTTTTGGGGGAGCGGATGGGGCCGCTGGCCGAGGATGGCACAGTACGTGGGTCGATCATCGGCGACAACGGCGGAGTCTGCGCCATCTGGGCCCTCCTTGAACCGTTTGTGCTGGCCTCGTCTTAGGCAACTCAGTAAACCATGTGAGGCGGCATGACCCCGTCATTCGCGGAAATGGCGCCGATCTACCAACTAGTAGGTTGACCTAGTAAACCTTCTGTTCTATGTTCGCATATGACCAGGTCTTTACGGGTGTCAATTCATGTTGAAGGAGAAGTCCGTGGCTGAAGCAGTCATCGTCGAGGCGGTCCGCTCGCCCATCGGGAAGCGCAACGGCGCCCTGTCGGGTGTGCACCCGGCAGAACTCTCGGCTCAGGTGCTGGGCGCCCTGGTGCAGCGCGCCGGCGTCGACCCGGCACTCGTTGACGACGTGATCTGGGGCTGCGTCATGCAGGCCGGCGAGCAGGCGCTCGACATCGCCCGCACCGCGGTCCTGACCGCCGGCTGGCCCGAGACCGTCCCCGGCGTGACCGTCGACCGCCAGTGCGGCTCCAGCCAGCAGTCGGTGCACTTCGCCGCCGCCGGCGTGGTCGCCGGCCACTACGACGTCGTCGTCGCCGGTGGTGTCGAATCGATGTCGCGTACCCCCATGGGTTCGTCGCTCGCCAATGGTGGCCACCCCTACCCGGAGGCGTTCCGCGCCCGTTACGAGGGTCAGTCGCCCAACCAGGGCACCGGTGCCGAGATGATGGCCGCGAAGTGGGGCCTGTCCCGTACGCAGCTCGACGAGTTCTCGCTGCGCTCGCACGAAAAGGCCGCTGCCGCACAGGATGCCGGCGCTTTCAAGGACCAGATCGTCGCCATCAAGGACCAGGACGGCAATA
Proteins encoded in this region:
- a CDS encoding FadR/GntR family transcriptional regulator, whose product is MAQTPPLSPMIDPRTVPSSASGPIRSPKTAELVAGTLRRMVVDGQLKEGDFLPNEAELMAHFGVSRPTLREAVRVLESERLVEVRRGSRTGARVRVPGPEIVARPAGLLLELSGATIADVTTARAGIEPTVVRLLTEQGNTAAFDELDTMLAEYVPSGLETGRMAETTGDFHQRMVELSGNATLAIVAGMLHEITVRHIAFAMRENRPMSKSDYDILMKSYRRLMTLMRSGNAAAAEAHWRKHLDVANSLLFAGMEDLKVRDVMR
- a CDS encoding acetyl-CoA C-acyltransferase, which produces MAEAVIVEAVRSPIGKRNGALSGVHPAELSAQVLGALVQRAGVDPALVDDVIWGCVMQAGEQALDIARTAVLTAGWPETVPGVTVDRQCGSSQQSVHFAAAGVVAGHYDVVVAGGVESMSRTPMGSSLANGGHPYPEAFRARYEGQSPNQGTGAEMMAAKWGLSRTQLDEFSLRSHEKAAAAQDAGAFKDQIVAIKDQDGNIVTEDGGIRRGGTVESMAAIKPAFKEDGVIHAGNSSQISDGSAALLIMSAEKAKELGLKPLARLHTGVLAGADPVMMLSAPIPATQKALAKSGLSVGDIGVFEVNEAFAPVPMAWLKDIGADENRLNPNGGAIALGHPLGGSGARIMTTLLHHMRDNNIQYGFQTMCEGGGQANATILELL